One window of the Nocardia huaxiensis genome contains the following:
- a CDS encoding ABC transporter permease, with protein MNEADTLDAPARDNREQLFSGLPASKPSSLKQWWALTGRIVWVMATKGELIVAVVTPLVFTLGFYLPLRFVMKAQGIDYAQFVMPIIVLQTMSFTMMSNAQLAAFEALTGFNTRMQTMPIGKLVPLTSRLSAGMVRSVVSLIAALGWGHLIGFRFVAGFGQAVLFCAFSLAVGTVLAIGADGLGSLTKNPESLSQALTLPTLIFGMFSCGFVPEAGFPEWARGFVRNQPISQFSFALRDMAAGGVTWDVFWVPLVWVGGLAVLFLPLAVWASVRRS; from the coding sequence ATGAACGAAGCTGACACTCTCGACGCGCCTGCTCGGGACAACCGCGAGCAGCTGTTCTCCGGCCTGCCCGCCTCGAAACCCTCCAGCCTCAAACAGTGGTGGGCGCTCACCGGCCGCATCGTCTGGGTGATGGCCACCAAGGGCGAACTCATCGTCGCCGTCGTGACGCCGCTGGTGTTCACCCTCGGCTTCTACCTGCCGCTGCGCTTCGTCATGAAGGCGCAGGGCATCGACTACGCCCAGTTCGTCATGCCGATCATCGTGCTGCAGACCATGTCCTTCACCATGATGTCGAATGCGCAGCTGGCCGCCTTCGAAGCGCTCACCGGGTTCAACACCCGCATGCAGACCATGCCCATCGGCAAACTCGTCCCGCTCACCTCGCGGCTGAGCGCGGGCATGGTGCGGTCGGTCGTGTCGCTGATCGCGGCGCTGGGCTGGGGTCATCTCATCGGCTTCCGGTTCGTGGCCGGGTTCGGGCAGGCCGTGCTGTTCTGCGCCTTCTCGCTGGCCGTCGGCACGGTGCTGGCCATCGGCGCGGACGGGCTGGGGTCGCTGACCAAGAACCCCGAATCGCTCAGTCAGGCACTGACCCTGCCGACGCTGATCTTCGGCATGTTCTCCTGCGGGTTCGTGCCCGAGGCCGGATTCCCGGAGTGGGCGCGCGGATTCGTGCGCAATCAGCCGATCTCGCAGTTCTCCTTCGCGCTGCGTGACATGGCCGCGGGCGGCGTGACGTGGGACGTTTTCTGGGTGCCGCTGGTGTGGGTGGGCGGCCTGGCCGTGCTGTTCCTGCCGCTGGCCGTGTGGGCGAGTGTGAGGCGATCATGA
- a CDS encoding aldehyde dehydrogenase family protein, which produces MLTSYDPRTGEVVGDYAVMGAGELTRTVRAGRAAEQWWAAIEFSGRKRWLLDWKRTIARGTRELVELVSSETGKPRLDAALEVTLAVEHLDWVARQAEKTLSRSVPGSRFARGQQGSVGYLPLGVVGVLGPWHNPVLAPMNSIAAAMAAGNAVVFKPSELTPGVGAWLADSWTRLVPNQPVLQVVTGDSSTAAHLCRARVDKISYVGSPAGAREVTALCAQTATPLTVEPGGRGAMVVQVDARLEHAAAAAVFGAMSHAGQHPSGVQVVYVADSIYEPFLELAADHARRLRPGADRRASYGPMTYDAHIDMVRRQVRDALTRGGRAVVGSLESIREPYIEPIVLTEVPEVSTAVTGDAAGPVLIVNRVASMDEAVERVNASEKPRPVAVFTRDVRSVADFAERLHTVLVTVNAVPVYGVHGPGRTRDPDALREFARPLTISEKVRHDPAITGTFDQHPYRLRMARALFRLRHRV; this is translated from the coding sequence GTGCTGACCTCCTACGATCCACGAACCGGGGAGGTCGTGGGCGATTACGCCGTCATGGGCGCGGGTGAGCTGACGCGCACCGTACGCGCCGGGCGCGCCGCCGAACAGTGGTGGGCGGCAATCGAATTCAGCGGCCGCAAACGCTGGCTGCTGGACTGGAAACGCACCATCGCGCGCGGAACCCGGGAACTGGTGGAGCTGGTCAGCAGCGAGACCGGCAAGCCGCGCCTGGATGCCGCGCTGGAGGTGACCCTCGCGGTCGAACATCTGGATTGGGTTGCGCGCCAAGCGGAGAAAACGCTGAGCCGGTCTGTGCCGGGCAGCCGATTCGCCCGCGGACAGCAGGGCTCGGTCGGATATCTGCCGCTGGGCGTGGTCGGGGTCCTCGGCCCCTGGCACAATCCTGTTCTCGCACCGATGAATTCGATCGCCGCCGCGATGGCGGCCGGGAACGCCGTCGTGTTCAAACCGAGCGAGCTGACGCCCGGCGTGGGCGCGTGGCTGGCCGATTCCTGGACCCGGCTGGTGCCGAATCAGCCTGTGCTACAGGTGGTTACCGGCGACAGCTCGACGGCGGCGCACCTGTGCCGGGCGCGGGTGGACAAGATCTCGTATGTGGGCTCCCCCGCCGGCGCCCGCGAGGTGACCGCGCTGTGCGCGCAGACCGCCACCCCGCTGACGGTGGAGCCGGGCGGGCGCGGCGCGATGGTGGTGCAGGTGGACGCGCGGCTCGAACACGCCGCCGCAGCAGCGGTATTCGGCGCCATGTCGCATGCCGGGCAGCATCCCTCCGGCGTGCAGGTGGTCTATGTCGCCGACTCGATCTACGAGCCGTTCCTGGAGTTGGCCGCCGACCATGCGCGCAGGCTGCGGCCGGGCGCGGATCGGCGCGCCTCCTACGGCCCCATGACCTATGACGCGCACATCGACATGGTGCGCCGCCAGGTGCGTGACGCGCTGACGCGCGGCGGGCGGGCGGTGGTCGGCAGCCTGGAGTCGATTCGCGAGCCCTATATCGAGCCCATCGTGCTCACCGAGGTGCCGGAGGTGAGCACCGCCGTCACCGGTGACGCGGCGGGCCCGGTGCTGATCGTGAACCGGGTCGCGTCCATGGACGAGGCGGTGGAACGTGTCAATGCCTCTGAAAAACCGCGCCCGGTGGCCGTTTTCACGCGCGATGTGCGCAGTGTCGCCGATTTCGCCGAGCGGCTGCACACCGTCCTGGTGACGGTGAATGCCGTGCCGGTCTACGGCGTCCACGGTCCGGGCCGCACCCGCGACCCGGATGCGCTGCGCGAATTCGCCCGGCCCCTCACGATTTCCGAGAAGGTCCGGCACGATCCGGCGATCACGGGCACCTTCGACCAGCACCCGTACCGCCTGCGCATGGCGCGGGCGCTGTTCCGCCTACGCCATCGCGTCTGA
- a CDS encoding SDR family oxidoreductase, translating into MAYLVTGATGFIGRFLIPELLERDQDIHVLVRPGEDSVLRFNRCVRAWNAGDRVRPVRGDLDAPGLGIDAGWIAAQRGSIDHIFHLAAGYDTSEPGGGTRRVTDLAAALEAGLLHHVSSVQVAGAWDGLYTENMVDVGQLLTTPYQRALLSAEQAVREQSKVPWRIYRPSIVIGDSRTGEIDRIDGPYYFFRLLRMAAQLPRILPIVAPKLGETNMVPVDFVARALAHIAHQPGADGNTYHLVDPRRQSVGEVFNLFADEAGAPHLVEVMPKQTLDVSLRVPGMGWALRQVGLPMDVVEHTELSCRFDSRHTAAALAGTDIKVPPLAGYASVIWKYWIENWV; encoded by the coding sequence ATGGCTTACCTGGTTACCGGGGCAACTGGGTTCATCGGTCGATTTCTGATTCCCGAACTGCTCGAACGCGATCAAGACATTCACGTGCTGGTACGCCCCGGGGAGGACTCGGTGCTGCGGTTCAACCGGTGCGTGCGCGCATGGAACGCCGGAGACCGGGTCCGACCGGTCCGCGGCGACCTCGACGCGCCCGGCCTCGGCATCGACGCGGGCTGGATTGCGGCGCAGCGCGGTTCGATCGACCACATCTTCCATCTCGCCGCCGGCTACGACACGAGCGAGCCCGGTGGCGGCACCCGGCGCGTCACCGACCTGGCGGCCGCCCTGGAAGCGGGACTGCTGCACCATGTTTCGAGCGTGCAGGTGGCCGGCGCGTGGGACGGGCTCTACACCGAGAACATGGTCGACGTCGGACAGCTGCTGACCACGCCGTACCAGCGGGCGCTGCTGAGCGCCGAACAGGCGGTGCGGGAGCAGAGCAAGGTGCCGTGGCGGATCTACCGGCCCTCCATCGTCATCGGCGACTCCCGGACCGGCGAGATCGACCGCATCGACGGGCCGTACTACTTCTTCCGGCTCCTGCGCATGGCCGCGCAGCTGCCGCGCATCCTGCCCATCGTCGCGCCCAAACTCGGCGAAACCAATATGGTGCCGGTCGATTTCGTGGCGCGGGCGCTGGCCCACATCGCGCATCAGCCCGGGGCCGACGGCAATACCTACCACCTGGTCGACCCGCGCCGGCAGAGCGTCGGCGAGGTGTTCAACCTGTTCGCCGACGAAGCCGGAGCGCCGCATCTGGTCGAGGTCATGCCCAAACAGACCCTCGACGTCTCACTGCGCGTGCCCGGCATGGGCTGGGCCCTGCGCCAGGTTGGGCTGCCCATGGACGTGGTCGAACACACCGAACTCAGCTGCCGCTTCGACAGCCGCCACACCGCGGCGGCCCTGGCCGGCACCGACATCAAGGTGCCCCCGCTCGCGGGCTATGCCTCGGTCATCTGGAAGTACTGGATCGAGAACTGGGTCTGA
- a CDS encoding ABC transporter permease gives MSTVVETPAGTEPDEWAGHQPLPAVQPRSEATLSILVEQSLIQCKRLLIGWMRDPSTTIQALIYPAATLLMYWVVLGDSITAFTGEPSVYRTVPMVMIVAAMSGAVVNALGFKVEKATGLLGRFWTMPVHRAAGLTGRLLAEVVRVLITSLFVLAVGLCLGFRFWYGPAESIAMICIPILFAIGFAVMITALATISEGIMLISVVGIINTLLMFFNTGFVPVNAYPIWLQSTVENQPMSTAVDTMRGLAYDGPIAEPLLKTVAWTVGMIVVFAIPAIRGYRRAAETGA, from the coding sequence ATGAGCACTGTTGTCGAAACCCCGGCCGGCACCGAGCCGGACGAATGGGCGGGGCATCAGCCGCTGCCCGCGGTGCAGCCGCGCTCGGAGGCCACGCTCTCGATCCTGGTGGAGCAGAGCCTGATCCAGTGCAAGCGGCTGCTGATCGGCTGGATGCGCGATCCCTCCACGACCATTCAGGCGCTCATCTATCCGGCCGCCACGCTGCTCATGTACTGGGTGGTGCTGGGCGATTCGATCACCGCGTTCACCGGTGAGCCCAGCGTCTACCGCACGGTGCCGATGGTCATGATCGTGGCCGCCATGTCCGGTGCGGTGGTGAACGCGCTCGGCTTCAAGGTGGAGAAGGCGACCGGTCTGCTCGGGCGGTTCTGGACCATGCCGGTGCACCGCGCCGCCGGACTCACCGGGCGCTTGCTGGCCGAAGTGGTGCGCGTGCTCATCACCTCGCTGTTCGTGCTCGCCGTGGGCCTGTGCCTGGGCTTCCGATTCTGGTACGGGCCCGCGGAATCCATCGCCATGATCTGCATTCCGATCCTGTTCGCCATCGGCTTCGCGGTCATGATCACGGCGCTGGCCACCATCTCCGAGGGCATCATGCTGATCTCGGTGGTCGGCATCATCAATACCCTGCTCATGTTCTTCAACACCGGATTCGTGCCGGTCAACGCGTATCCGATCTGGTTGCAGTCGACCGTGGAGAACCAGCCCATGAGCACGGCCGTGGACACCATGCGCGGGCTCGCCTACGACGGGCCCATCGCCGAACCACTGCTGAAAACCGTGGCGTGGACGGTCGGCATGATCGTCGTCTTCGCCATCCCGGCCATTCGCGGCTACCGTCGCGCGGCCGAAACCGGCGCGTGA
- a CDS encoding ATP-binding cassette domain-containing protein has translation MPSLDKPESHTAESPSDPAVYVEDVRKSFGDVHALNGISFTAARGQVLGILGPNGAGKTTTVKILSTLLRPDSGIARVAGHDVRKDPAGVRRSIMMTGQYAALDENLSGRENLELFGRLMGLPRKTARQRADTLLEEFDLTGAGRRAVRHYSGGMRRRVDIACGLVVRPEVVFLDEPTTGLDPRSRQGVWDLVNALKRQGITVLLTTQYLEEADVLSDNIIVIDKGTVIAEGTADALKEKTGGSFCEIVPLDPTQVRRAADALGDLVPDAVRAELTGNDRLSIPAPEGAVTLSEALRRLDGAGIKLADIGLRRPSLDDVFLSLTGHSGSKQEPESAA, from the coding sequence ATGCCGAGCTTGGACAAACCGGAATCGCATACAGCGGAGTCACCCAGCGATCCGGCGGTGTATGTCGAAGACGTCCGTAAATCGTTCGGCGACGTGCACGCGTTGAACGGAATCAGCTTCACCGCCGCCCGCGGCCAGGTGCTCGGCATCCTCGGACCCAACGGCGCCGGCAAGACCACCACGGTCAAGATCCTGTCCACCCTGCTGCGCCCCGACTCCGGCATCGCCCGCGTCGCCGGGCACGACGTCCGCAAGGACCCGGCCGGGGTGCGCCGCTCCATCATGATGACCGGACAGTACGCCGCCCTCGACGAAAACCTTTCCGGCCGTGAGAACCTCGAACTCTTCGGCCGCCTCATGGGCCTGCCGCGCAAGACCGCCCGGCAGCGCGCCGACACCCTGCTCGAGGAATTCGACCTCACCGGCGCCGGCCGCCGCGCCGTGCGGCACTACTCAGGCGGCATGCGCCGCCGCGTCGACATCGCCTGCGGGCTCGTGGTTCGGCCGGAGGTCGTCTTCCTCGACGAACCCACCACCGGCCTCGACCCGCGCAGCCGTCAGGGCGTGTGGGATCTGGTGAACGCGCTCAAGCGCCAAGGCATCACGGTGCTGCTGACCACGCAGTACCTCGAAGAGGCCGACGTGCTCAGCGACAACATCATCGTCATCGACAAGGGCACCGTCATCGCCGAGGGCACCGCCGACGCACTCAAGGAGAAGACCGGCGGCAGCTTCTGCGAGATCGTGCCGCTGGATCCGACTCAGGTCCGCCGGGCCGCCGACGCGCTCGGCGACCTGGTGCCCGACGCGGTGCGCGCGGAACTGACCGGCAACGACCGGCTCTCGATTCCCGCGCCGGAGGGCGCGGTCACGCTCTCCGAGGCGCTGCGCCGGCTCGACGGCGCGGGCATCAAACTCGCCGACATCGGCCTGCGGCGGCCCTCGCTCGACGACGTATTCCTCTCGCTCACCGGACATTCCGGGAGCAAACAGGAACCGGAGAGCGCGGCATGA